The DNA segment CGGGAGACGGAACGCTCTGTCTCCCGGCGCTTGCTTCTCCCATCCGTCAAGCCCGGCTGCTACTGGCTCCATCAACCACAGCGCAGAACATTCGCGAGTCACACCCCTGACCTCAAAATGAACGTTGCTATATTTCGTCCGCGTCTTTCAGCCCCATTGTCCCTGGGACTAGCCATTGCGTGCCTGTCGGGCGCATTGCCAAGCTCCGCCGCCCCCAAGCCTTCGAAAGCGCCCGTGACCGTCTGTGAACCGGTGCCGGAAGGGACGGTTTTTACAGAACCGGCGTCGGCCCCCGGGAGTCTGAATGTGCTCTGGTACCGCCAGCCTGCGAGCAAGTGGATCGAGGCCCTGCCCATCGGAAACGGGAGCTTCGGCGGCATGGTGTTTGGCGGCATTACGCGTGATGTCTTGCAGTTTAACCACGACACGATCTGGTCGAAGCCCAAGTACCCGGAGGGTATGACTTACGAGGACCGGTTGCCCGACCGCACGGCGGCGATTGAGGAAGTGCGCCGCCTGATCTTTGCCGGGAAGTACGCCGAGGCCGACGAGCTTATCAAAAACGACGTGCTCATCAAAGGCTATCAATGGGGATCGTATCAACCTTTCGCTACACTGGAGAGCACTTATGATGTCGATGTCAGCGGCGGGGTGGGGCAGTACCGCAATCAGCTAGACATGGGTACGGGCGTGGTCAGCACACAGTACCGGGTGGCGGGCACGCTGTACCACCGGGAGGTTTTCGCCGCGAGTGGGAAGAACATCCTCGTGATTCGCATGAGCGCGGAAGGCGAGGGCGATATTACCGGGAGCTTCACGCTCTCTCGCGATGCCAACCGGGACAACTACTCGCCGGTCAGCGTGAGCAACGACACTATTTCGATTATCGGCCAGGCCGAGAATATGAACGAGTACGGGGTTCGCTTTCAGTCGATGGTGCAGGCGGTCGGGACCGGTGGGGAGATCACGTCCGCCGACGGAGTTATCCATGTGCGCGGCCTCCGCGAGCTGACGCTTTTTATCGTAGGAGCGACCGATTACAATCAGACCGAGCCGTATCAGCCGCTTGATATTGATTTGGCTGCGGCCTGCGAAAAACTGCTCGCCGACGTGCACGACGAAGGGGCGGAGTCGCTCCAGGCGCAGGCGCGCAAGGATCACGGAGAACTTTTCGGGCGGGTGGACTTGCGTCTCGGGCATGATCTCAATAACGATGTCCCTACGGATGAACTGATCGCCGCCGCGAAGAAGTCCGACCCCTCGCCGCTGCTGGCCAGTCAGGTCTATCAGTTTGGCCGCTACCTGCTCATTTGCTCGTCGCGGCCCGGCAGCATGCCGGCCAACCTGCAAGGGCTCTGGAACGACCGGATTTCGCCACCCTGGTATTCGGATTACCACTACAATATCAATGTCCAGATGAACTACTGGATGGCCGAGACGGCCAACCTCTCCGAGTGCCATCTGCCGTACTTTGACCTGCTGGAGGGGCTGGTGCCGCACGGCAAGCGGGTCGCCTCGGAGATGTTCGGGGTGCGTGGCTTCTGCGTGCCGCACGCCACAGGCGGATACTTCACGGTCGTTCCGACCGGGAGTGCGCCCTACGCACTGTGGACGATGGGCGGAGCCTGGGGAACGCAGCATGTGATGGAGCATTACCGCTTCACTGAGGACAAGACCTTCCTGCGTGAGCGCGGACTACCGCTTTTGCGAGAGGCAGCGCTGTTTTGTCTGGACTGGCTGGTGGAAAACCCGCAGACGGGCAAGCTGGTCAGCGGGCCGGATGTTTCGCCGGAAAACTTTTTCCTTCTCGATGACGGGGAGCGTGCCGCCATCGACATGGGCTGCGCGATGAATCAGCAGATCACCTGGCAGGTTTTTACGGACTATCTGGAGGCACTGAAAATATTGACTGTCACCGAGCAGCCACTGGAGGACGAAGTCCGCGACGCGCTCACGCGTCTGGCCGATCCGGTGCAGATCGGCGAGGATGGGCGCGTGATGGAGTGGTCCGCCGA comes from the Ruficoccus amylovorans genome and includes:
- a CDS encoding glycosyl hydrolase family 95 catalytic domain-containing protein, yielding MTVCEPVPEGTVFTEPASAPGSLNVLWYRQPASKWIEALPIGNGSFGGMVFGGITRDVLQFNHDTIWSKPKYPEGMTYEDRLPDRTAAIEEVRRLIFAGKYAEADELIKNDVLIKGYQWGSYQPFATLESTYDVDVSGGVGQYRNQLDMGTGVVSTQYRVAGTLYHREVFAASGKNILVIRMSAEGEGDITGSFTLSRDANRDNYSPVSVSNDTISIIGQAENMNEYGVRFQSMVQAVGTGGEITSADGVIHVRGLRELTLFIVGATDYNQTEPYQPLDIDLAAACEKLLADVHDEGAESLQAQARKDHGELFGRVDLRLGHDLNNDVPTDELIAAAKKSDPSPLLASQVYQFGRYLLICSSRPGSMPANLQGLWNDRISPPWYSDYHYNINVQMNYWMAETANLSECHLPYFDLLEGLVPHGKRVASEMFGVRGFCVPHATGGYFTVVPTGSAPYALWTMGGAWGTQHVMEHYRFTEDKTFLRERGLPLLREAALFCLDWLVENPQTGKLVSGPDVSPENFFLLDDGERAAIDMGCAMNQQITWQVFTDYLEALKILTVTEQPLEDEVRDALTRLADPVQIGEDGRVMEWSAELEERVPGHRHLSQLFAFCPGNQYHRLNAPELVEAAVRSVDYRVSKPGGAGKTGWSAGWVNALYARFGMGDKAYGALVRFLQNNLFPDMLAIYPPDLFQIDGNFGYTLALTEMLLQSHTGEIDLLPALPEAWGDGRVSGLVARGGFEVRMEWQGGKLTGGSIRSRLGNPGVVNYAGQRIEIALGAGESADLGTLFDLK